The following coding sequences lie in one Streptomyces albofaciens JCM 4342 genomic window:
- a CDS encoding glycosyltransferase family 2 protein encodes MNEARQPRPEPAGPAVPPSAQVSIVVIAYNDATLVGAAVRSALAQGDAVAEVIAVDDASTDGTGQVLDRLAREHGRLRVIHRADNSGGCGTPRNDGLRAATGRFVMFLDSDDVLPDGAVDALLGAALRHGTPVTAGLCVRRELPDPREVPWQPDLYREPAVHAPLAGHPELVGDTLCVNKLYERAFLLDHGILFPDGRFTYEDFVFTSRVLAAAPSLAVVPDQVYIWHVRRSAAKQSISLDRRDVANWEARIEAHRTSVRILADAGHKRLAQAARTKFLDHDLRMYVRELHTRSADYRREWWRLTRAYLAGFEESELRAAAAPARWLARVLLASEVPVDADRLTQLAARPGRLLPPYVRDGERPVWSRELPGAELDGLDELPAAELPVTIDAAPVLGTRCVLRLRVRDLYGRVRAAGPAAVDVELYRRADGRPGPVHTATLTPDSAGTAWTAETTLDLGALLERGDRGAATPVPWDLTARVHCADGSVLEGALRAVGPGLRRHALLSGRHGLLLVQPYATTGGALALRMASGLRAAWRIAARRLGRRT; translated from the coding sequence GTGAATGAAGCCCGACAGCCACGTCCGGAGCCCGCCGGGCCCGCCGTCCCCCCCTCGGCCCAGGTCAGCATCGTCGTCATCGCCTACAACGACGCCACGCTGGTCGGCGCCGCGGTGCGCTCGGCCCTCGCGCAGGGCGACGCGGTCGCCGAGGTGATCGCCGTCGACGACGCCTCCACCGACGGCACGGGGCAGGTGCTGGACCGCCTCGCGCGCGAGCACGGGCGCCTGCGCGTGATCCACCGCGCGGACAACAGCGGCGGCTGCGGCACGCCCCGCAACGACGGACTGCGGGCCGCCACCGGGCGCTTCGTGATGTTCCTGGACAGTGACGACGTACTGCCCGACGGCGCGGTCGACGCGCTGCTGGGCGCCGCGCTGCGCCACGGCACCCCGGTGACGGCCGGCCTGTGCGTACGCCGTGAGCTGCCGGACCCGCGGGAGGTGCCCTGGCAGCCGGACCTCTACCGCGAGCCCGCCGTGCACGCGCCGCTCGCCGGGCACCCGGAGCTGGTCGGCGACACCCTGTGCGTCAACAAGCTCTACGAGCGGGCGTTCCTGCTCGACCACGGCATCCTCTTCCCCGACGGCCGCTTCACCTACGAGGACTTCGTCTTCACCTCCCGGGTGCTGGCCGCCGCGCCGAGCCTCGCGGTCGTCCCCGACCAGGTCTACATCTGGCACGTGCGGCGCTCGGCCGCCAAGCAGTCGATCTCGCTGGACCGCCGCGACGTGGCCAACTGGGAGGCCCGCATCGAGGCGCACCGCACCAGCGTGCGCATCCTGGCCGACGCCGGGCACAAGCGGCTCGCGCAGGCGGCGCGCACCAAGTTCCTCGACCACGACCTGCGGATGTACGTCCGTGAGCTGCACACCCGGAGCGCGGACTACCGGCGGGAGTGGTGGCGGCTGACCCGCGCCTACCTGGCGGGCTTCGAGGAGAGCGAGCTGCGCGCCGCCGCCGCGCCCGCCCGCTGGCTGGCCCGGGTGCTGCTGGCGAGCGAGGTCCCGGTGGACGCCGACCGGCTGACCCAGCTCGCCGCCCGCCCCGGCCGCCTGCTGCCGCCGTACGTACGCGACGGCGAGCGGCCCGTGTGGTCGCGCGAGCTGCCCGGGGCCGAGCTGGACGGCCTGGACGAGCTGCCCGCCGCCGAGCTGCCGGTGACCATCGACGCCGCGCCGGTCCTCGGCACCCGCTGCGTGCTGCGGCTGCGCGTGCGCGACCTGTACGGGCGGGTGCGGGCCGCCGGGCCGGCCGCCGTGGACGTGGAGCTGTACCGCCGGGCGGACGGCCGGCCGGGCCCCGTGCACACCGCCACGCTCACGCCCGACTCCGCCGGGACCGCCTGGACGGCCGAGACGACCCTCGACCTCGGCGCCCTGCTCGAACGCGGCGACCGGGGCGCCGCGACGCCCGTCCCGTGGGACCTCACCGCCCGTGTGCACTGCGCGGACGGCTCCGTCCTGGAGGGCGCGCTGCGCGCCGTCGGTCCCGGGCTGCGCAGGCACGCGCTGCTCAGCGGCCGGCACGGCCTGCTGCTGGTGCAGCCGTACGCGACCACCGGCGGCGCGCTGGCCCTACGCATGGCCTCCGGCCTGCGCGCGGCCTGGCGCATCGCGGCCCGCAGGCTGGGCCGCCGGACGTGA